The following proteins are co-located in the Planococcus plakortidis genome:
- a CDS encoding acyl-CoA thioesterase, translating into MYKTTLTPRVSETDAVGHINNTTLPVWFEAGRNPLFELFTPDHDFAKWKMVIVKTTLEFTGQVYFGKDAEVHTWVERIGNSSLELYEELYQEGRLCAKNRAVYVNFNLAQQKSEPIPDEIRAELNRHLRVAGDGDERF; encoded by the coding sequence ATGTACAAAACGACTCTCACGCCGCGCGTATCCGAGACCGATGCGGTTGGGCATATCAACAACACAACTTTGCCGGTATGGTTCGAAGCGGGCCGCAATCCGCTCTTTGAATTATTCACGCCGGACCATGATTTCGCCAAGTGGAAAATGGTCATCGTCAAAACGACCCTTGAATTCACCGGGCAAGTATATTTCGGAAAAGACGCCGAAGTCCATACCTGGGTCGAACGCATCGGCAACAGCAGCCTAGAACTCTACGAGGAGCTGTATCAGGAAGGCCGCCTATGCGCCAAAAACCGTGCAGTCTACGTCAACTTCAATCTGGCACAGCAAAAGAGCGAGCCGATTCCGGACGAAATCCGTGCGGAGTTGAACAGGCATTTGCGTGTGGCCGGTGATGGCGACGAGAGATTCTGA
- a CDS encoding xanthine phosphoribosyltransferase produces the protein MKQLEEKIKADGQVLSEAVLKVDSFLNHQIDPALMQAIGEEFAERFKGAGITKILTIESSGIAPAVMAGLTLGVPVVFARKRKSLTLTEGLYTAAVHSFTKNETNEISVSRDFLGNDDVVMILDDFLANGQAALGLLDIVEQAGAECAGIGIVIEKGFQPGGKLLRDKGIRVETLANIRWMEPGHVEFYGEVPNR, from the coding sequence ATGAAGCAGTTGGAAGAGAAAATCAAAGCGGACGGGCAGGTTTTGTCCGAAGCCGTGCTGAAAGTCGATTCATTTTTAAACCATCAGATCGACCCCGCCTTGATGCAGGCCATCGGGGAAGAGTTCGCTGAACGTTTCAAGGGAGCGGGAATCACAAAGATTTTGACGATCGAATCATCGGGCATTGCCCCTGCAGTCATGGCCGGGCTTACCCTTGGCGTGCCGGTCGTCTTCGCCAGAAAGCGCAAATCGCTCACTTTGACAGAAGGCTTGTATACAGCGGCTGTCCATTCGTTCACAAAAAACGAGACGAACGAAATTTCGGTCTCCCGTGATTTTCTCGGGAACGATGACGTCGTGATGATCCTGGACGATTTCCTCGCGAACGGGCAGGCCGCGCTCGGATTGCTCGATATTGTCGAGCAGGCCGGGGCGGAATGCGCAGGCATTGGCATCGTCATCGAGAAAGGCTTCCAGCCAGGCGGGAAATTGCTGCGCGATAAAGGCATCCGCGTGGAGACCTTGGCGAACATCAGATGGATGGAGCCAGGACATGTCGAGTTTTACGGGGAGGTGCCGAACCGATGA
- a CDS encoding nucleobase:cation symporter-2 family protein → MKKAFGEAALGLQHVLAMYAGAILVPLIVGAALGLNSEQLTYLVSIDILLCGVATLLQVFNSRFFGIGLPVVLGCTFTAVGPMIAIGGEYGISAIYGSILVSGLFVILVSGFFGSLVRFFPPVVTGSVVTIIGITLIPVAINNMGGGQGAADFGSLSNIALAFGTLAFIIFLYKFSRGFMRAVSILAGLIVGTVVAGFMGKVDFTPIAEASYFHMVEPFYFGMPTFEWSAILTMILVALVSLVESTGVYFALSDITKKEIKEKDLAKGYRSEGLAIFLGGIFNAFPYTAYSQNVGLIQMSGVKSRKIIFIAAIMLIVLGFVPKIGAMTTIIPTPVLGGAMIAMFGMVIAQGIKMLSGVIMQSQENSMIVACSVGIGLGVTVVPELFALLPAGVQILTSNGIVAGSLTAIGLNIVFHMLPSRKRKREAQAVQSNQAVTPH, encoded by the coding sequence ATGAAAAAAGCATTCGGAGAAGCGGCGCTCGGCCTTCAGCACGTACTGGCGATGTATGCCGGGGCGATTCTCGTTCCCTTGATCGTCGGGGCTGCGCTTGGCTTGAATTCTGAACAATTGACGTATCTCGTATCGATCGATATTTTACTGTGCGGTGTTGCTACATTGCTGCAAGTCTTCAATTCACGCTTTTTCGGCATCGGTTTGCCGGTGGTCCTTGGCTGTACGTTCACGGCAGTCGGGCCGATGATTGCCATTGGCGGCGAATACGGAATCTCCGCCATTTACGGCTCCATTCTGGTTTCGGGTTTGTTTGTCATCTTGGTCTCGGGGTTTTTCGGAAGCCTCGTGCGCTTTTTTCCGCCAGTCGTCACCGGATCAGTGGTCACCATCATCGGGATTACGCTCATCCCTGTTGCCATCAACAATATGGGCGGCGGCCAGGGTGCTGCGGATTTCGGTTCGCTGTCCAATATCGCCTTGGCTTTCGGGACATTGGCCTTTATCATTTTCCTCTATAAATTCTCGCGCGGCTTTATGCGCGCCGTTTCGATTTTGGCCGGTTTGATCGTGGGAACGGTCGTAGCCGGATTCATGGGCAAGGTCGATTTCACGCCAATTGCCGAAGCTTCGTATTTCCACATGGTGGAGCCGTTCTACTTCGGGATGCCGACATTCGAATGGTCCGCGATCCTTACGATGATCCTCGTGGCGCTCGTGTCACTCGTCGAATCGACAGGCGTTTATTTCGCGCTCAGTGACATCACGAAAAAGGAAATCAAAGAGAAAGACCTGGCGAAAGGCTACCGCTCGGAGGGCTTGGCAATTTTCCTCGGCGGGATTTTCAACGCCTTCCCGTATACGGCTTACTCGCAAAACGTCGGCTTGATCCAAATGTCGGGCGTGAAATCGCGCAAGATCATCTTCATCGCGGCAATCATGTTGATCGTTCTTGGGTTCGTTCCGAAAATCGGCGCCATGACAACGATCATCCCGACACCGGTCCTTGGCGGCGCGATGATTGCGATGTTCGGCATGGTCATCGCACAAGGCATTAAAATGCTCAGCGGCGTCATCATGCAATCGCAGGAAAACTCCATGATCGTCGCTTGTTCCGTCGGCATCGGGCTCGGCGTGACAGTCGTCCCTGAATTGTTCGCGCTATTGCCTGCAGGCGTCCAGATCTTGACAAGCAACGGCATCGTTGCCGGAAGCTTGACAGCGATCGGCTTGAATATTGTTTTCCATATGCTGCCGTCCCGCAAGCGGAAACGCGAAGCGCAGGCCGTGCAATCCAATCAAGCAGTCACACCCCATTAA
- a CDS encoding alpha/beta hydrolase → MKRKRPISKKILALVAVVFLASAGFVLASHLTEEQPAAPIIGSAIYSPPPNFAEVASHVEVVKDIRYHESDNAFMDFYYPKDATGPLPVILWIHGGGFIGGSKDSRQDYGMTLANAGYLVANIDYALAPGQLYPGPVIQANEALKFLGNSAAQYGGDMGRIFVGGDSAGAQIASQVAALQTNPSLAETMNLAPAVSSQQMRGALLFCGLYDMETVRESGFPNIDFFLNAYTGAERFEAFGNIHEMSTIQHVTPAYPDVFISAGDADPLEPQSVALADSLRIKGVDVTDVFFRGTDKNLKHEYQYALDTNDGQETLQKTLDFLLEKSQAQK, encoded by the coding sequence ATGAAACGCAAACGCCCCATTTCCAAGAAAATACTCGCACTTGTTGCAGTGGTGTTCCTGGCTTCTGCAGGATTCGTGCTGGCCAGCCATTTGACAGAAGAACAACCCGCTGCGCCGATTATCGGGTCAGCGATCTATAGCCCCCCTCCGAACTTTGCTGAAGTCGCTTCCCATGTCGAGGTCGTAAAAGACATCCGCTATCATGAATCCGATAACGCCTTCATGGATTTCTATTATCCAAAGGATGCTACTGGCCCCTTGCCTGTCATTTTGTGGATCCATGGCGGCGGGTTTATCGGCGGCTCCAAAGACAGCCGGCAGGATTATGGGATGACCCTGGCGAACGCCGGCTATCTCGTCGCCAACATCGACTATGCACTGGCGCCGGGCCAATTGTATCCCGGCCCTGTCATCCAGGCGAACGAAGCCTTGAAGTTCCTGGGCAACTCCGCAGCCCAGTACGGAGGCGATATGGGACGGATCTTTGTCGGCGGGGATTCAGCCGGGGCGCAGATTGCCAGCCAAGTCGCGGCCTTGCAGACAAATCCTTCCCTTGCCGAGACGATGAATCTGGCGCCAGCCGTTTCTTCCCAACAAATGCGCGGGGCATTGCTGTTCTGCGGGTTGTACGACATGGAAACTGTCCGCGAGTCCGGATTCCCGAATATCGATTTCTTTTTGAACGCCTACACGGGCGCTGAACGTTTCGAGGCTTTCGGCAACATCCATGAGATGTCGACCATCCAGCACGTGACGCCAGCTTATCCGGACGTCTTCATATCGGCGGGCGATGCCGACCCGCTGGAACCCCAATCGGTCGCGCTGGCCGATAGCCTGCGCATCAAAGGCGTCGATGTCACCGATGTCTTCTTCCGCGGTACCGATAAGAACCTGAAACATGAATATCAATATGCACTGGATACGAATGACGGCCAGGAAACCCTCCAGAAGACCTTGGATTTCCTGCTTGAGAAAAGCCAGGCGCAAAAATAA
- a CDS encoding ring-cleaving dioxygenase yields MGERTQGIHHITAIVGEAQENTDFYAGVLGMRLVKKTVNFDDPGTYHLYFGNEEGAPGTIMTFFPWGKAYQGKVGDGQVGVTAFAVPEGAFAFWRKRLEAHNVSVEEQTRFGESYLRFQDPHGLQLELVERASGEASGWTGDGITRDTAIKGFAGAVLFTANAAKTAELLEEVIGFARTEEDGDYVRFVADGTLGNILDIKQTRVGTGQMGVGTVHHIAFRADDDVDQLEWKNRIEAYGLGVTPVQDRNYFRSIYFREYGDLLFEIATDPPGFTIDESPDALGEQLKLPKQYEQYRKRLLAELPPVYARPLE; encoded by the coding sequence ATGGGTGAGAGAACACAAGGCATTCATCATATTACAGCGATAGTCGGCGAAGCACAGGAAAATACTGATTTTTACGCCGGGGTGCTCGGCATGCGCCTCGTCAAGAAAACGGTGAACTTCGACGATCCCGGTACCTACCATTTGTATTTCGGGAACGAGGAGGGGGCACCCGGCACCATCATGACTTTTTTCCCTTGGGGCAAGGCGTATCAAGGGAAAGTGGGGGATGGGCAAGTCGGAGTTACGGCTTTCGCTGTTCCCGAAGGCGCCTTTGCCTTTTGGCGCAAGCGCCTGGAGGCCCATAATGTTTCGGTTGAAGAGCAAACGCGCTTTGGCGAATCGTATTTGCGTTTTCAAGACCCGCACGGCCTTCAGCTGGAATTGGTCGAACGCGCATCAGGCGAAGCAAGCGGATGGACAGGGGATGGCATTACAAGGGACACTGCCATCAAAGGATTTGCCGGCGCTGTGTTGTTTACGGCCAATGCCGCCAAAACCGCGGAGCTATTAGAGGAAGTGATCGGCTTCGCCCGCACAGAAGAGGACGGCGATTATGTCCGCTTTGTGGCGGACGGCACACTCGGAAACATATTGGATATCAAGCAGACGCGTGTCGGTACCGGACAGATGGGTGTCGGGACGGTCCACCATATCGCATTCCGGGCAGATGATGACGTCGATCAACTGGAATGGAAAAACCGCATCGAAGCCTATGGGCTGGGCGTTACGCCAGTCCAGGACCGCAATTACTTCCGGTCGATTTATTTCCGTGAATACGGCGACCTGCTGTTTGAAATTGCGACCGACCCGCCAGGCTTCACGATTGATGAAAGCCCGGACGCACTCGGGGAGCAGCTGAAATTGCCGAAGCAGTACGAGCAGTACCGGAAACGTTTACTGGCGGAGTTGCCGCCAGTGTATGCGCGACCGCTTGAATAG
- a CDS encoding proline dehydrogenase family protein: MGITRSFFIALSNNRLLNSGAKKWGFQLGAAKVVAGTDIPNMMASVRTLNEDGISATIDRLGEFVTSRDEAVQAKEEIIQTAEAITEAGVDAHLSVKLTQIGLDIDSQFCLENIREIAAEAERRGIYINLDMENYEHLQPTLDILHTLKKEFDSVGTVIQAYLFRSEKDLDALRNVRLRLVKGAYQESEQVAYQSAEEVDANFMKLIKLRLDQPVFTSIATHDHHIINATIDYVKEQGIPKDRFEFQMLYGFRTDLLKELSKEYQVTSYVPFGKDWYGYFMRRLAERPQNIQLVLKGALSKSS; this comes from the coding sequence ATGGGAATCACAAGGAGTTTTTTTATCGCATTATCCAATAACCGGTTATTGAACAGCGGAGCAAAGAAATGGGGCTTTCAGCTTGGTGCCGCAAAAGTCGTGGCCGGAACCGATATTCCGAACATGATGGCGTCGGTCCGTACATTGAACGAAGACGGCATTTCAGCCACCATCGACCGGCTCGGTGAATTCGTTACCAGCCGTGATGAAGCCGTACAGGCAAAAGAAGAAATCATCCAGACGGCTGAAGCGATCACGGAAGCTGGGGTCGATGCCCATCTATCCGTCAAATTGACCCAGATCGGTCTCGATATCGACAGCCAATTCTGCTTGGAAAACATTCGCGAAATTGCGGCTGAAGCGGAGCGGCGTGGCATCTATATCAACCTGGACATGGAAAATTATGAGCATCTCCAACCCACTCTCGATATATTGCATACTTTAAAAAAGGAATTCGACAGCGTCGGAACCGTCATCCAGGCTTATTTATTCCGTTCGGAAAAAGACTTGGATGCCCTCCGCAACGTCAGGCTGCGCCTGGTGAAAGGGGCTTATCAGGAAAGTGAGCAAGTGGCATACCAATCCGCTGAAGAAGTCGACGCCAATTTCATGAAGCTTATCAAATTGCGGCTCGACCAGCCGGTATTCACGTCGATTGCCACGCATGACCATCATATAATCAACGCCACCATCGATTATGTAAAAGAGCAGGGCATCCCAAAAGACCGTTTTGAGTTTCAAATGCTCTACGGCTTCCGCACCGATTTACTGAAAGAGCTGTCCAAAGAATACCAGGTGACGTCTTATGTGCCGTTTGGCAAAGACTGGTACGGTTATTTCATGAGGCGGCTTGCCGAAAGGCCACAGAACATCCAGCTGGTCTTAAAAGGCGCACTCTCCAAATCCTCTTGA
- a CDS encoding acetamidase/formamidase family protein, with protein sequence MPDNAVDTLLVNRYVNGVLDPDKEMLGPVKDGGHIIAHTAPGCWGPMITPCIRGGHEVTQPVYVEGAEPGDAIVIRIKSVEVTSLATASGNDKPIEGRFLGDPFVAVKCPGCGTLYPETVIQGVGSGAIRCANCGEDVSPFEFTHGYTMAFSDKGDVGITVTEQAAETIAKDGKEYMKTPEHSVQNPVVTFAPHDLVGTIARMRPFLGQLGTTPSRPTPDSHNAGDFGSFLVGAPHEYTSTQEELETHRTDGHMDISRVRAGAVLVCPVKVKGGGVYLGDMHAMQGDGEIAGHTSDVSGISHLQVHVLKGLGNAGPILFPNVEDLPHTAKPFTEAEKASAQKLAERFGVDTLEESLPVSFVGSGPTLNDATENGMQRAADLFGVTVPEIMNRATVTGSIEIGRHPGVVTVTFLAPESYLKKAGLFDLAKAQYG encoded by the coding sequence ATGCCGGATAATGCTGTCGATACCCTATTGGTCAACCGTTATGTCAATGGAGTGCTTGACCCAGATAAGGAAATGCTCGGTCCCGTGAAAGACGGGGGCCATATTATTGCACACACGGCCCCGGGGTGCTGGGGACCGATGATCACGCCATGTATCCGGGGCGGCCACGAAGTGACACAGCCAGTCTATGTCGAGGGCGCGGAACCGGGGGATGCCATCGTCATCCGCATCAAATCGGTGGAAGTGACCTCGCTTGCGACTGCATCCGGAAACGACAAGCCGATTGAAGGGCGTTTCTTGGGCGATCCGTTCGTCGCCGTGAAATGTCCGGGCTGCGGCACCTTGTATCCTGAAACGGTCATCCAAGGGGTCGGCAGCGGCGCGATCCGCTGCGCCAATTGCGGAGAAGACGTCAGCCCGTTCGAATTCACGCATGGCTATACGATGGCCTTCAGCGACAAGGGCGATGTGGGGATTACGGTGACGGAACAAGCGGCAGAAACCATCGCAAAAGACGGCAAGGAGTATATGAAGACACCGGAGCATTCCGTGCAAAACCCCGTGGTCACATTCGCGCCGCATGATTTGGTCGGCACCATCGCACGCATGCGCCCGTTTCTCGGGCAGCTTGGCACGACGCCGTCCCGCCCGACGCCCGATTCACATAATGCAGGGGATTTCGGCTCGTTTCTCGTCGGGGCGCCGCATGAATACACGAGCACACAGGAAGAGCTCGAAACGCACCGGACAGATGGCCATATGGACATCAGCCGTGTACGTGCCGGCGCGGTGCTCGTATGCCCGGTCAAAGTGAAGGGCGGCGGCGTCTATTTGGGGGATATGCACGCCATGCAAGGCGACGGTGAAATTGCCGGGCACACGTCCGATGTCTCGGGCATCAGCCACCTCCAAGTGCATGTATTGAAAGGCCTCGGGAACGCCGGGCCGATCCTGTTCCCGAACGTCGAGGATCTGCCTCATACCGCCAAGCCGTTCACCGAAGCTGAAAAAGCATCCGCCCAAAAGCTGGCCGAGCGTTTCGGCGTCGATACGCTGGAAGAATCATTGCCGGTCTCATTCGTTGGGTCCGGCCCGACTTTGAACGATGCAACGGAAAACGGCATGCAGCGGGCCGCGGATTTGTTCGGCGTCACGGTGCCGGAAATCATGAACCGCGCCACGGTCACCGGGTCTATTGAGATCGGCCGCCATCCGGGCGTAGTCACCGTGACGTTTTTGGCGCCGGAAAGCTATTTGAAAAAAGCGGGCTTATTCGACCTTGCGAAAGCGCAGTATGGATAA
- a CDS encoding shikimate kinase: MGAGKTTVGKLLARRLYRDFVDIDEEIEKAFGLPIPVIFKTHGEKAFRQKEQELIKSYSSQPLLVISVGGGAFLQEENRNHCLSNCTVLFFDISWDSWKERIHVLTETRPLLKGKSLEEMEQLFRERQSIYSANHSKFQVDRYEAIEAADYLAESLKLSWDIHAPQT, from the coding sequence ATGGGAGCCGGCAAAACAACCGTCGGCAAATTATTGGCACGCCGGCTTTACCGCGATTTTGTCGATATCGATGAGGAAATCGAAAAAGCGTTCGGCTTGCCGATTCCGGTAATCTTCAAAACCCATGGCGAGAAAGCGTTCCGCCAGAAAGAGCAGGAATTGATCAAATCCTATAGCAGCCAGCCCCTGCTGGTCATCTCTGTCGGCGGCGGCGCTTTTCTCCAGGAAGAAAACCGGAATCATTGCCTGTCCAACTGCACGGTCCTGTTTTTCGATATATCCTGGGATTCCTGGAAAGAACGCATCCACGTCCTGACGGAAACGCGTCCTTTACTCAAAGGGAAATCGCTCGAAGAGATGGAACAGCTCTTCCGTGAGCGCCAATCGATTTACTCAGCCAACCACTCCAAGTTCCAAGTCGACCGCTACGAAGCGATCGAAGCCGCCGATTACCTGGCCGAATCATTGAAATTGTCCTGGGACATCCACGCGCCACAAACTTAA
- a CDS encoding lactonase family protein, whose protein sequence is MSSTYILSGSYAAADQAGITLWALDLATGKLAKQAEVSGVERPSFLAVHPNGTSFVAVSETGDGEVAAYWLNPQKGLIQELNRQKTGGGHPAHITIDEDGQWAISVTYSGAHVTVHSLSADGSIGEMADSKRHKGSGADPERQDAAHPHSAFQLPGTNRFFVSDLGMDALVRYRLDLHAGTLEQEAVTKTAPGAGPRHLAFHPFEAFAYGVNELDSTVSVYAIHDKGLKEVQKVSTLPEHFTGTNTPAEIAVSRDGRFVYASNRGHDSIAVFRVKKGLLEPVGHADAGGAGPRHFTLVPGSPWIVIAHEESGTIAVKRIGGDGMPGETADVAETVAPVCVRLLK, encoded by the coding sequence ATGAGCAGTACATACATATTAAGCGGGTCCTATGCGGCTGCTGATCAAGCGGGCATCACGCTCTGGGCGCTGGATCTTGCGACAGGGAAGTTGGCGAAACAAGCAGAGGTTTCGGGAGTGGAACGCCCTTCATTCCTGGCGGTCCATCCAAACGGCACCAGTTTTGTAGCTGTCAGTGAAACAGGCGACGGGGAAGTGGCCGCCTATTGGCTAAACCCCCAGAAAGGCCTGATCCAGGAACTGAACCGCCAAAAAACGGGCGGCGGACATCCCGCCCATATCACGATCGATGAAGATGGCCAGTGGGCGATTTCTGTCACGTATTCCGGTGCGCATGTCACGGTCCATTCGCTCTCTGCGGATGGATCCATCGGCGAGATGGCCGACTCCAAACGCCATAAGGGAAGCGGGGCGGACCCGGAACGGCAAGACGCGGCCCATCCGCATTCGGCCTTTCAATTGCCCGGGACCAATCGCTTTTTCGTTTCCGATCTCGGCATGGATGCGCTTGTCCGTTACCGTCTCGACCTCCATGCAGGCACGCTTGAACAGGAAGCCGTCACCAAGACGGCACCGGGTGCAGGGCCAAGGCATCTTGCGTTTCATCCGTTCGAAGCTTTCGCTTACGGGGTGAATGAACTCGATTCGACCGTGTCCGTTTACGCGATACACGACAAGGGATTGAAAGAGGTGCAAAAGGTCTCAACCTTGCCGGAACATTTCACGGGCACCAATACGCCCGCTGAAATTGCCGTATCGCGGGACGGCCGCTTTGTCTATGCGTCAAACCGCGGCCATGACAGCATCGCGGTGTTCCGTGTCAAGAAGGGTTTATTGGAACCGGTCGGGCATGCGGATGCCGGGGGAGCGGGCCCACGCCATTTTACATTGGTCCCTGGAAGTCCATGGATCGTCATCGCACATGAAGAATCGGGGACGATCGCCGTCAAACGCATCGGGGGCGACGGAATGCCAGGCGAGACTGCGGACGTGGCCGAGACGGTCGCTCCCGTCTGCGTACGCTTGCTGAAATAG
- a CDS encoding SCO family protein: MRAQTYLLSFLLIGTLFLAACGQGIDDPLNWETEEFTFTDHNNEDFGSSDLEGKVWLADFVFTNCTTVCLPMMANMKGVQEELQAQGLDVEIVSFSVDPTVDTPETLKSYAESYDADLTSWHLLTGYSQEEIADFALENFKAIAQKPQDDDQVIHGTSFYLINHEGVIMKDYDGLNPPVEDIVRDAEILVEEAEG, encoded by the coding sequence TTGCGAGCCCAAACTTATTTATTGAGCTTCTTGCTGATTGGCACCCTGTTTTTGGCTGCCTGCGGCCAAGGCATTGACGACCCATTGAATTGGGAAACGGAAGAATTCACATTCACTGACCATAATAATGAAGATTTCGGATCCAGCGACCTTGAAGGAAAAGTCTGGCTGGCTGATTTCGTCTTCACCAATTGCACGACCGTCTGCCTGCCGATGATGGCGAATATGAAAGGCGTCCAGGAAGAACTTCAGGCGCAAGGGCTGGATGTGGAGATCGTCTCATTCAGCGTAGACCCGACCGTCGATACGCCGGAAACCTTGAAATCATATGCGGAAAGCTATGATGCCGATTTGACCAGCTGGCATTTGCTGACGGGCTATTCTCAGGAAGAGATTGCCGATTTTGCGCTCGAGAACTTCAAGGCGATTGCCCAGAAGCCACAAGATGACGACCAAGTCATCCACGGCACTTCGTTTTATTTGATCAACCACGAAGGCGTCATCATGAAAGATTACGATGGCCTGAATCCGCCGGTGGAAGATATCGTGCGCGATGCGGAAATCCTCGTCGAGGAGGCGGAAGGATGA
- the glgB gene encoding 1,4-alpha-glucan branching protein GlgB, whose translation MEFLLDTWTEERLQAFHEGRLVDGYLYFGAHAAGDETTFSVWAPEIEGVDVVCVDPDTEDTSTYALAQHPHDASIWGLSIPENLAGRLYEYALRTPKGEVLWKSDPYARQSEKRPFTKSIVSGPGEYAWPLEVLKRKQTINDKHLERAMAIYEVHLGTWKRKENGEFYTYREIADELIPYVIDMGFTHIEILPITEHPLDESWGYQTTGFFSPTGRYGTADDLKYFVAACTEHGLGLILDWVPGHFCVDQHGLANFNGQLLYEEQREARRMNPDWGTLNFDINKGEVVSFILSSAHYWLEEFKFDGYRMDALVNLLFIPNIKERPHNGEGADFLRKLTSSLKLHYPEKLLIAEDAWHYPKVTHPVESGGVGFDYKWNFGWMHDTLEYMKTPPAERSKAHGKMNFSMVYQYEERYQVIFSHDTVADGRKSLLNKLPGTREERFLQLRLLFGFWMAHPGKKLLFMGQEFGHFEEWEFQPELDWASLEDPQHKGISDFMKELLAFYRSEKAFFELDDERDGFMWLDADNHEQSVATFVRRGFLPEDECLVLCNFSDRHYGSFQVGAPRKGSYEEIFSTNSAQFGGAADSLPPATETLDVPCDNQPFSLTLDLPPFTMSIWKKRKDGSDWL comes from the coding sequence ATGGAATTTTTGTTGGATACCTGGACGGAAGAACGGCTGCAGGCTTTTCATGAAGGGCGCTTGGTGGACGGCTATTTGTATTTCGGCGCGCATGCAGCCGGGGACGAAACGACTTTCTCGGTGTGGGCTCCGGAAATCGAGGGAGTCGATGTGGTCTGTGTGGACCCGGATACGGAAGACACCTCCACATATGCCTTGGCGCAGCACCCGCACGATGCCAGCATATGGGGCTTGAGCATTCCCGAAAATCTGGCGGGCCGGCTTTATGAATATGCGCTTCGGACGCCAAAAGGCGAAGTGTTGTGGAAATCGGACCCGTATGCACGGCAAAGCGAGAAACGGCCGTTTACCAAATCGATCGTCTCTGGTCCCGGGGAGTACGCTTGGCCGCTGGAGGTACTGAAACGCAAGCAAACGATCAACGACAAGCATCTGGAACGCGCGATGGCCATTTACGAAGTGCATCTCGGCACATGGAAGCGCAAGGAAAACGGTGAGTTCTATACGTACCGCGAGATCGCGGATGAGTTGATTCCGTACGTTATCGACATGGGCTTCACCCATATCGAGATCCTGCCGATTACGGAGCATCCGCTAGACGAGTCATGGGGCTATCAGACGACGGGGTTTTTCTCGCCGACAGGGCGCTATGGCACGGCCGATGACTTGAAGTATTTTGTCGCGGCTTGCACGGAACATGGCTTGGGATTGATCTTGGACTGGGTCCCCGGACATTTTTGCGTCGACCAGCACGGATTGGCGAATTTCAACGGCCAATTGCTTTACGAAGAACAGCGTGAAGCGCGGCGCATGAACCCGGACTGGGGCACGTTGAATTTCGATATCAACAAAGGCGAGGTGGTGAGCTTCATCTTGTCGAGCGCCCATTATTGGCTGGAGGAATTCAAGTTCGACGGCTACCGCATGGATGCACTTGTTAACCTGTTATTCATCCCGAACATCAAGGAGCGGCCGCATAATGGGGAAGGAGCGGATTTCCTCAGGAAACTGACAAGCAGCTTGAAGCTCCATTACCCGGAAAAGTTGTTGATTGCCGAAGATGCTTGGCATTATCCGAAAGTGACGCACCCCGTCGAATCGGGCGGTGTCGGCTTCGATTACAAATGGAATTTCGGCTGGATGCACGACACGCTCGAATACATGAAGACGCCACCGGCCGAGCGGTCGAAAGCCCATGGAAAAATGAATTTTTCGATGGTCTATCAGTACGAAGAGCGCTACCAGGTCATTTTTTCCCACGATACCGTGGCAGATGGGCGAAAATCCTTGCTCAACAAGCTGCCGGGCACTAGGGAAGAGCGTTTTCTTCAATTGCGTTTGCTGTTCGGCTTCTGGATGGCGCATCCCGGCAAGAAATTATTGTTCATGGGGCAGGAATTCGGCCATTTCGAGGAGTGGGAATTCCAGCCGGAACTGGATTGGGCGTCGCTGGAAGATCCACAACACAAAGGAATCTCGGATTTCATGAAGGAATTGCTGGCGTTTTACCGAAGCGAAAAAGCGTTTTTCGAGCTCGATGATGAACGTGACGGCTTCATGTGGCTTGATGCCGATAATCATGAACAAAGCGTAGCGACCTTTGTCAGAAGGGGCTTTTTGCCGGAAGACGAATGTCTCGTATTGTGCAATTTCTCCGATCGGCATTATGGAAGCTTTCAGGTGGGGGCCCCTCGAAAAGGTAGCTATGAAGAAATATTCTCCACCAATTCAGCACAGTTCGGCGGGGCGGCTGATAGCTTGCCGCCGGCAACGGAAACGCTCGATGTTCCGTGCGACAATCAGCCTTTTTCACTGACGCTCGATTTGCCGCCGTTCACGATGAGCATCTGGAAAAAAAGAAAAGACGGGAGTGACTGGTTGTGA